CGACGGCAGGGTGACCGGGCTGGAGGAGAAACCGGCCCAGCCGAAGAGCGATCTCGCGCTGGTCGGGGTCTACCTGTTCACCCCCGCCATCCACGAGGCCGTGGCCGAGCTGAAGCCGTCGTGGCGGGGCGAGCTGGAGATCACCGACGCCATCCAGTGGCTGATCGACGAGGGACGCAGGGTGGAGTCCACCGCGATCACCGGCTACTGGAAGGACACCGGCAACGTCGCCGACATGCTGGAGGTCAACCGCCTGGTGCTGGAGTCACTCGAACCCCGCCTGCTGGGCACGGCCGAGGGCAGCGAGCTGATCGGCAGGGTCGTCGTCGAGGAGGGCGCCGTCGTCGAGGGCTCGCGCGTCGTCGGACCGGCGATCATCGGGCCCGGCGCGCGCGTCCGCGACAGCTACGTCGGCCCCTTCACCTCGATCGGCGCCGACTGCGTGATCGAGCACAGCGAGATCGAGTACTCGATCGTGCTGCCCAGGGCCTCCATCGAGGGGGTGGGCAGGATCGAGTCGTCGCTCATCGGCCACGACGTCGAGGTCACCCCC
This window of the Nonomuraea africana genome carries:
- a CDS encoding glucose-1-phosphate thymidylyltransferase, translated to MKALVLAGGSGTRLRPITHTSAKQLVPVANKPVLFYGLESIAAAGIREIGIVVGDTHAEIEAAVGDGAAFGLEVTYLRQAAPLGLAHAVLIARDYLGDDDFVMYLGDNFIVGGINAIVSSFGRERPDAQIMLTRVGDPRQFGVAELDADGRVTGLEEKPAQPKSDLALVGVYLFTPAIHEAVAELKPSWRGELEITDAIQWLIDEGRRVESTAITGYWKDTGNVADMLEVNRLVLESLEPRLLGTAEGSELIGRVVVEEGAVVEGSRVVGPAIIGPGARVRDSYVGPFTSIGADCVIEHSEIEYSIVLPRASIEGVGRIESSLIGHDVEVTPAPTTPRAHRLVLGDHSKVQISS